A window of the Bacillus sp. A301a_S52 genome harbors these coding sequences:
- a CDS encoding cob(I)yrinic acid a,c-diamide adenosyltransferase: MGTNEQRGLTFVYTGDGKGKTTSAIGLAVRAVGHNLSVKIFQFIKSPERTYGEQHVLKKIGVDMVQLGQGFTWTKTPEEHREALKIGWPIAKEAIMQGNYDLVILDEINNALAIETFPIDDVLPLEDVLQVIKTKPKHVHLVLTGRSAHPSIKEVADLVSVIEPEKHYYDEGIPAIKGIEF; encoded by the coding sequence ATGGGAACAAACGAACAAAGAGGTTTGACATTCGTTTATACAGGTGATGGTAAAGGGAAAACAACGTCAGCTATCGGGTTAGCGGTAAGAGCAGTGGGGCATAACCTGTCTGTTAAAATATTTCAGTTTATTAAATCACCAGAGCGAACGTATGGTGAGCAACACGTGTTAAAAAAAATAGGAGTAGATATGGTACAGCTTGGACAGGGCTTTACATGGACGAAAACACCTGAGGAGCATAGGGAAGCTTTGAAAATAGGCTGGCCCATTGCAAAAGAGGCGATTATGCAAGGGAATTATGATCTCGTTATTTTAGATGAAATCAATAACGCTCTAGCGATTGAGACGTTTCCAATTGATGACGTGTTACCGCTAGAAGATGTTCTTCAAGTCATTAAGACAAAGCCAAAACACGTTCACCTTGTTCTCACTGGGAGGTCTGCACATCCATCTATTAAAGAGGTGGCTGATCTTGTCTCAGTCATAGAGCCAGAAAAGCATTATTATGATGAAGGTATTCCGGCAATAAAAGGGATTGAATTTTAA
- a CDS encoding cobyric acid synthase, with the protein MTNCLPIMVQGTHSDAGKSLLVTALCRIFSNKGLRTAPFKSQNMALNSYITIDGKEIGRAQGVQAEAARIEATTYMNPILIKPEGENRSQIVVHGKPLRTMQAGEYREDFYEYGKQLIQESFSKLATDYERVVIEGAGSPAEINLNERELVNMSVAAMAKAPVILVGDIDKGGVFASLVGTLQLLDPEDRQRIIGVVINKFRGDLALLQPGLDWFEDYTSLPVLGVVPFIDDLTIDAEDSLSLVGYHTGQNATKALDIAVLHYPRIANFTDIDPLVLEHDCHVRFVKKRSELGTPDMIVLPGSKNTLEDLRYMHNNGLIEALIELVEKDGTPVIGICGGYQMLGASITDPVGIESVHRHMKGLNLIKQMTTTLTAHKRTVLVSGHVQFDGQTLLVDGYEIHMGRTERETQGRGHHFIQLSDGEQDGFISEDESIMGTYLHGIFANDQFRHTLLNKLCEKKGMAVSYDRCLYQSVREKSLTTLADVVESHLNMALIEQKMDAFSKR; encoded by the coding sequence ATGACTAACTGTTTACCAATTATGGTGCAAGGGACACATTCTGATGCAGGAAAAAGTTTATTAGTAACAGCTTTATGCCGAATTTTTTCTAATAAAGGGTTACGGACCGCACCTTTTAAATCACAAAACATGGCCCTGAACTCTTACATAACGATAGATGGTAAAGAGATTGGCAGAGCCCAAGGTGTTCAGGCGGAGGCGGCTCGAATCGAGGCTACAACGTATATGAACCCGATTTTAATAAAACCAGAAGGGGAGAATCGCTCGCAAATCGTCGTTCATGGCAAGCCACTGCGAACGATGCAAGCCGGAGAATACAGAGAAGACTTTTATGAATATGGAAAGCAACTTATACAAGAAAGCTTTTCTAAGCTGGCCACAGACTATGAACGAGTTGTAATTGAAGGGGCAGGAAGTCCGGCCGAGATTAACTTAAATGAGCGAGAACTGGTTAATATGAGTGTAGCTGCTATGGCAAAAGCTCCAGTTATTCTTGTAGGGGATATAGACAAAGGCGGTGTGTTTGCCAGTTTAGTAGGAACCCTGCAATTGTTAGACCCTGAGGATAGACAACGGATTATTGGTGTTGTGATTAATAAATTTCGTGGTGACCTAGCACTTCTTCAGCCTGGGCTTGACTGGTTTGAAGATTATACATCACTTCCTGTACTCGGTGTGGTCCCGTTTATTGATGATTTAACGATTGATGCGGAAGATTCACTTTCATTAGTCGGCTACCATACAGGACAAAATGCAACGAAAGCGTTGGATATAGCCGTCCTTCATTACCCGCGAATCGCTAATTTTACTGATATTGATCCCCTCGTTTTAGAACACGATTGCCATGTTCGCTTCGTCAAAAAACGGAGTGAGTTAGGAACGCCGGATATGATTGTATTGCCAGGCAGCAAAAATACGTTGGAAGACCTGCGGTATATGCATAACAACGGGTTAATAGAAGCGCTTATAGAGCTTGTAGAGAAAGACGGTACCCCAGTAATTGGGATATGCGGCGGCTACCAAATGCTAGGAGCATCAATTACTGACCCAGTGGGTATCGAATCGGTGCATCGTCACATGAAAGGATTAAACCTCATTAAACAAATGACCACAACATTAACAGCTCACAAACGGACGGTGTTAGTGTCTGGACACGTTCAATTTGATGGTCAAACTTTGCTGGTAGATGGGTATGAAATCCATATGGGGCGCACTGAAAGGGAGACTCAAGGTCGTGGACACCATTTTATCCAATTATCTGATGGTGAGCAAGATGGCTTTATTAGTGAGGATGAAAGCATTATGGGCACATATTTACACGGTATTTTTGCAAATGACCAATTCAGGCATACTTTATTAAATAAGTTATGTGAGAAGAAGGGAATGGCGGTTTCATACGACCGCTGTTTATATCAATCTGTGAGAGAAAAGTCATTGACTACATTAGCGGACGTGGTGGAGAGCCATCTTAATATGGCGTTAATTGAACAGAAGATGGACGCATTTTCAAAGCGATGA
- a CDS encoding calcium/sodium antiporter, translating into MVYVLLLLGFILLIKGADWFVTGASDLAAFFNVSPMLVGLTIVAFGTGAPEATVSIIAALEGNPGVTIGNVIGSNIINIAGVVGITAIIFPLKAESQTVRKEIPFTVLSSVAILALVGDTGVDHEVSNMLSRGDGIVLLLFFAIFMYYVFELAMNNRDNQTPVTEKETQTTPNWKKSTGYTVLGLGAVILGGYWVVESSTDIALYFGMSETLVGLTVVSIGSSLPEFVTSITAALKKYSDLALGNIVGSCIFNNLFVLGAASIIYPLNIEDKIFLDVSFMILLSMVLLVFSRTKWVISKLEGLILMISYIIYLIYIIYRN; encoded by the coding sequence ATGGTTTATGTTTTACTCTTACTAGGATTTATCTTATTAATTAAAGGCGCGGACTGGTTTGTAACAGGAGCATCCGATCTAGCTGCCTTTTTCAATGTCTCACCCATGCTTGTAGGATTAACGATCGTGGCATTTGGAACAGGAGCGCCAGAGGCAACCGTAAGCATAATTGCCGCACTTGAAGGAAATCCAGGTGTCACTATCGGGAATGTTATCGGTAGTAACATTATTAATATCGCAGGTGTCGTCGGTATTACTGCTATCATTTTCCCTCTTAAAGCAGAAAGTCAGACAGTTAGAAAAGAAATTCCATTTACTGTCCTATCAAGTGTGGCTATATTAGCGTTAGTAGGAGATACAGGTGTCGATCATGAAGTATCGAATATGCTATCTCGCGGAGACGGTATCGTCTTACTCCTTTTCTTTGCTATCTTTATGTATTATGTGTTTGAACTGGCTATGAACAATCGCGATAATCAGACACCCGTTACCGAAAAAGAAACACAGACAACTCCCAATTGGAAAAAAAGCACGGGTTATACTGTGCTCGGACTTGGGGCAGTCATCCTTGGAGGTTATTGGGTTGTGGAGTCAAGTACAGACATTGCCCTCTACTTCGGAATGAGCGAAACGCTTGTAGGTCTGACAGTTGTGTCGATCGGGTCTTCGCTACCTGAGTTTGTCACCTCAATCACAGCTGCATTGAAGAAATATAGTGATCTCGCTTTAGGCAACATTGTCGGGAGCTGTATATTTAACAACCTCTTTGTCCTTGGAGCGGCTTCTATCATTTATCCGTTGAACATTGAAGATAAAATCTTTTTAGATGTTTCTTTCATGATTCTGTTGTCAATGGTACTTCTCGTCTTCTCCAGAACGAAATGGGTCATTAGTAAACTTGAGGGGCTTATTCTCATGATAAGTTACATTATTTATCTTATTTATATTATTTACCGAAACTAA
- a CDS encoding cobyrinate a,c-diamide synthase, whose product MSDRRLVIAGASSGVGKTTVTIGLMAALREKGFKVQGFKCGPDYIDPAYHTAVTGRTSRNLDSWMLHESVLNHVLQTGADGADISLIEGVMGLYDGKDPLSDNGSTAHISIMTRAPVVLVVDCSALARSAAAIVRGFQEFNRSVNIVGVIANRVGGKGHYELVKAAVEQMCEIPVIGYVPQGKDLHLPERHLGLLPALERGQLDEFLAELGEGIGETVDLTQLYELAKSPPIIKMPASTWLPWSPTSKVKLAVAKDKAFNFYYIENLELLERAGAELVFFSPLAGEVLPTGVQGLYLGGGFPEEFAEELAALSDVNQSIYEAIESGMPTLAECGGFMYLCDYLVTTDGQRYPMVGVIKGKVTMSQTLQAIGYRQVKALSGNFLLSEDETLRGHEFHYSSFQADHEQLPAFSVKSSYGGADEGIVRKNLIAGYTHLHFGSCPKAAEHFVKQCEEWKVHD is encoded by the coding sequence ATGAGTGACAGACGGCTTGTTATTGCAGGCGCATCCAGTGGTGTTGGGAAGACAACGGTGACAATCGGACTGATGGCTGCTTTAAGGGAGAAAGGGTTTAAGGTTCAAGGCTTTAAATGTGGGCCAGATTATATAGATCCAGCGTATCATACAGCTGTAACAGGAAGAACCTCTCGTAATCTTGATAGTTGGATGCTCCATGAATCTGTGCTAAATCACGTCTTGCAAACAGGTGCAGATGGAGCAGATATATCTCTAATAGAAGGTGTGATGGGTCTTTATGATGGCAAAGATCCCTTGTCAGACAACGGGAGTACTGCTCATATAAGCATTATGACACGAGCACCTGTTGTGTTAGTGGTTGATTGTTCAGCGCTAGCAAGAAGTGCCGCTGCCATCGTTAGGGGCTTTCAGGAGTTTAATCGCTCTGTTAACATCGTTGGGGTTATTGCTAACCGTGTCGGTGGTAAAGGGCATTACGAGCTTGTAAAGGCTGCTGTTGAGCAAATGTGTGAGATCCCTGTTATTGGCTATGTCCCACAAGGGAAGGATCTTCATCTACCTGAGCGTCATCTTGGTCTACTCCCGGCGCTAGAAAGAGGCCAATTAGATGAGTTTTTAGCTGAGTTAGGTGAGGGCATAGGTGAAACAGTCGATTTAACTCAGCTTTACGAGCTTGCAAAGTCACCTCCTATAATAAAAATGCCCGCCTCCACATGGCTACCATGGTCACCCACATCTAAGGTGAAATTGGCGGTAGCCAAAGACAAAGCCTTTAACTTTTATTACATTGAAAACTTAGAGTTATTAGAGCGGGCTGGAGCAGAACTGGTTTTCTTTTCACCCTTAGCAGGTGAGGTTCTGCCAACTGGTGTACAGGGTCTTTATCTTGGCGGTGGCTTTCCGGAAGAATTCGCTGAGGAGTTGGCAGCATTATCCGATGTGAACCAATCAATTTACGAAGCAATAGAGAGTGGGATGCCGACGCTAGCAGAGTGCGGGGGTTTTATGTATTTGTGTGATTACCTTGTGACAACAGATGGACAGCGTTATCCAATGGTTGGTGTTATTAAAGGAAAAGTGACTATGTCACAAACGCTTCAAGCGATCGGTTATCGACAGGTAAAAGCACTTTCAGGGAATTTTTTACTTTCTGAAGATGAGACATTAAGAGGACATGAATTTCATTATTCATCTTTTCAAGCTGATCACGAACAACTACCAGCGTTTTCAGTGAAAAGCTCATATGGGGGAGCTGATGAAGGTATTGTTAGGAAAAATCTTATCGCTGGATATACGCATTTGCATTTTGGTTCATGCCCTAAAGCAGCGGAACATTTTGTGAAGCAATGCGAGGAGTGGAAAGTGCATGACTAA
- a CDS encoding alpha-glucosidase, giving the protein MGKVWWKEGVGYQVYPRSFQDSNGDGFGDLQGIVQRLDYLKDLGIDFIWLSPMYKSPLDDNGYDISDYQEILEDFGTMADFDTLLNEVHSRGMRLIIDLVLNHTSDEHPWFIESRQSKENAKRDWYIWRDGRDGKEPNNWESIFGGSAWEFNEQTNDYFLHVFSRRQPDLNWENPQVRETLYDMVNWWLEKGIDGFRIDAISHIKKQPGLPDMPSEGNKKYIPSFDMHMNQEGIMAFLQEFRDKTYGQYPNAMTVGEANGVTVEEAPQWAGDDGVMDMVFQFEHLDLWDQEGKKGLDVVAVKKALTRWQKALEHDGWNALFIENHDKARVVSTWGNDTDYWRESATSLAAMYFLMKGTPYIYQGQEIGMTNGYFTDIEDYDDVAAKNLYREQTTIDGIPAENVLNHLAKTSRDNSRTPMQWSTDTNAGFTEGTPWLKVNPNFKKVNVANQLEDEQSILHFYKKLIQLKKNYALFPYGSYDLLLEDDKQIIAYKRQLDDKTAVVISNLSPSEAEWRSEDNNLTLTSERLVLANYAVTPHSGLTSFKLKPYEARVYIY; this is encoded by the coding sequence ATGGGGAAAGTTTGGTGGAAGGAAGGTGTAGGCTATCAAGTCTACCCACGCAGTTTTCAAGATAGTAATGGTGACGGTTTCGGTGATTTACAAGGGATCGTTCAACGACTTGATTATTTGAAAGATTTAGGAATCGATTTTATTTGGCTCAGCCCAATGTATAAATCCCCGTTAGATGATAACGGCTATGATATTTCGGATTACCAAGAAATATTAGAAGATTTTGGCACGATGGCTGATTTCGACACACTGCTTAACGAAGTTCACTCTCGTGGTATGCGACTTATTATTGATCTCGTGCTCAATCATACGAGTGATGAGCACCCATGGTTTATTGAGTCTCGCCAATCGAAAGAGAATGCCAAACGAGACTGGTATATTTGGCGAGATGGACGAGATGGCAAAGAACCTAACAATTGGGAAAGTATTTTTGGCGGATCTGCCTGGGAATTCAATGAGCAAACGAATGACTATTTTTTACATGTGTTTTCACGGAGGCAGCCTGATTTAAATTGGGAAAACCCACAAGTAAGGGAAACACTTTATGATATGGTCAATTGGTGGCTTGAAAAGGGAATAGATGGATTTAGAATCGATGCTATCAGTCACATTAAAAAACAGCCCGGGCTTCCTGATATGCCTAGTGAAGGGAATAAAAAATATATTCCGTCCTTTGATATGCATATGAATCAAGAAGGAATCATGGCGTTTTTGCAAGAGTTTAGGGATAAAACTTACGGGCAATATCCCAACGCGATGACAGTGGGAGAAGCAAATGGTGTCACAGTAGAGGAAGCACCGCAATGGGCTGGTGATGACGGCGTCATGGACATGGTTTTTCAGTTTGAGCATTTAGATTTATGGGACCAAGAAGGCAAAAAAGGGTTAGATGTGGTAGCGGTCAAAAAGGCGCTTACAAGGTGGCAAAAGGCGCTTGAACATGATGGCTGGAATGCTCTGTTTATTGAAAATCATGATAAAGCTCGAGTTGTGTCTACGTGGGGAAACGATACCGATTATTGGCGTGAAAGTGCTACATCATTAGCTGCCATGTACTTTCTCATGAAAGGGACCCCATATATTTATCAAGGTCAAGAAATTGGGATGACAAATGGTTATTTCACTGATATTGAGGATTATGATGACGTAGCAGCAAAAAATTTATACAGAGAGCAAACTACTATTGACGGTATACCAGCAGAAAACGTGTTAAACCATCTTGCTAAAACGTCCCGCGATAACAGTCGCACACCGATGCAATGGTCTACTGATACGAACGCTGGCTTTACTGAGGGGACACCTTGGCTAAAAGTGAATCCTAATTTTAAGAAAGTAAATGTGGCAAATCAATTAGAAGACGAGCAATCAATCTTACATTTTTATAAAAAATTAATTCAGCTTAAAAAGAACTATGCCTTATTTCCTTATGGAAGCTATGATTTACTACTGGAAGACGATAAACAAATCATTGCCTATAAACGGCAATTAGACGACAAAACAGCGGTTGTCATATCTAATTTATCCCCTTCCGAAGCTGAATGGCGAAGTGAGGATAATAATTTAACATTAACAAGTGAGAGACTTGTTCTTGCCAATTACGCTGTTACGCCCCACAGCGGACTCACTTCCTTTAAGCTAAAGCCTTATGAAGCAAGGGTCTATATTTATTAA
- a CDS encoding SDR family oxidoreductase, whose product MDLGLQGKNVLVLASSKGLGKAVAKAYADSGANVMITSRDVTNAKAAAEELATTAEGKIDYLPCDVTMKEDVKRLVEETAARLGGIDVLVNNAGGPPPGTFESVTEEEWAKGYDLTLMSTVRAIKHALPYLKQSKGKIITITSASMKEPIDGLLLSNVYRMGIVGLSKTLAKEFAPYGVLINTVGPGRISTDRLRTLDEARAEKTGESVEKVKETIEASIPLGRYGEPEEFAKTILFLGSDLNTYVTGQMFVVDGGMTSAY is encoded by the coding sequence ATGGATCTAGGTTTACAAGGGAAAAATGTCCTTGTTCTCGCATCAAGTAAAGGACTTGGGAAAGCCGTTGCTAAAGCTTATGCAGATTCAGGTGCCAACGTCATGATCACGAGTCGGGATGTCACAAACGCAAAAGCAGCTGCTGAGGAACTAGCTACCACTGCCGAAGGGAAAATTGATTATCTCCCATGTGATGTGACGATGAAAGAAGACGTAAAAAGGTTAGTGGAAGAAACAGCAGCACGTCTAGGAGGAATTGATGTCCTCGTAAATAATGCAGGTGGTCCACCTCCAGGAACATTTGAAAGTGTCACTGAGGAAGAATGGGCGAAGGGATACGACTTAACGTTAATGAGTACTGTTAGAGCGATTAAACATGCCTTACCTTACCTAAAGCAATCCAAAGGGAAAATTATCACGATTACGTCAGCCTCTATGAAAGAGCCAATTGACGGTTTATTGTTATCAAATGTGTATCGAATGGGTATCGTTGGATTATCTAAGACGTTAGCAAAGGAGTTTGCGCCGTACGGAGTGCTGATTAATACTGTCGGTCCAGGGAGAATTAGCACTGATCGACTACGAACGTTAGATGAAGCACGAGCTGAAAAAACAGGGGAATCTGTGGAGAAAGTAAAAGAAACGATAGAAGCGTCTATACCATTAGGGCGTTACGGAGAACCAGAAGAATTTGCTAAGACCATTTTATTTTTAGGGTCAGACCTCAACACATATGTCACCGGACAAATGTTTGTAGTAGACGGTGGCATGACAAGCGCTTATTAA